In Mus pahari chromosome 12, PAHARI_EIJ_v1.1, whole genome shotgun sequence, the genomic window CAACCTTTCAACCTCAGCAAAACACCCCAGCAGATACcccaggtatgtgccaccacgcccagcttccggGAAATAAAATTTACCTTGTACACATGGAGACAGGTAGGGAACATATTTTATTACAGTTATAATTCTTAGATGTATCATGTGGCAATGTTTTTACCACAGCTAAACTTAAGCAGACACAGCCAAGCCTAAGCAGGTGTTCATCCACATTTGACCAGCAACCCTCTGCAGCAGGTACAAGATAGTACAGCTTCTCATAAAGGCTGAACTTCAAAAATTATACCACACCCAACACAGTGCTAGTTGTATAAAACAGGCCCAGGACTTTGAACCTTCATCAGACTGGCAGCTCCACAGGCTCATAGTTGTGAGTTCCTgaatggaaggagaaagcaaacaCAGGCGGCTTTAGCACTTGGCCTCCGGGGACTCTCCCGCACAACTTGCATGCTGTTGGTGATCACTGAAAATGAACTGCATTTCCATGTGAGCCTGTCAGTTGCACTTGGGAGAGTCCTTCTCACATAAaatggaggggaagaagaggtATTTCAGGTGGTACTCGGTCACCGCCAGGCAGTAAGCCAGCTCCTCGTCACACCTGCACATAAGTTCTTGGCATTTGTTCTCTGCTGGTCCTGGAAGAAGGATGGAAACTGAGGTTAGGGCAGAGACTCAGAGGCACATGAGAATAAGTGCCAGGAGAGTGTAAGCTGGAGGCAGGACGGGTCATAGTTTGCATTTATGTGACATGTGATAACTTTCCATTAGAAGACCACTTGAGACAGCAATGACAGCCAGCTTCTACAAGAAAGGGACTTggcggactggagagatggctcagctcagtggttaagagcactgactgctctttcaaaggttctgagttcaattcctagcaaccacatggtgctcacaaccatccataatagaATCCGATacccagctgggcatggtggcacacacctttaatcccagcacttgggaggcagaggcaggcagatttctgagtttgaggccagcctggtctacagagtgagttccaggatagccagggctacacagagaaaccctgtctcaaaaacaaaaaaaaaaacaggctgtaGGTAAGCCTGGGCCTTTTTACTAATCAGTAACTGATGGGGGGGGGcactcagcccattgtgggtggtgccatcatgGAGTAGgcggtcctgagttctataagaatgcagactgagcaagccaggaagcagcgcCCTACgcgacctctgcatcagctccagcctccagattcctgtactgtttgagttcctgtcctgacttccttcagtgatgaactgtgatgtgaaagcagaagccaaataaatcctccccctgcccaagttgctttggtcatggtgtttcatttcCATAAGTCACTTTAAGACAGCTTATTGACTAAATATTAAGTAATTAATGAAACAATTTTGTCTAAGTACATTAACAGTGTTAGTATTCATTTAATTCTTCATTCCTATTACCACAAAGCCACTGTGTACACCTCAACCAGCcactcctcctgctctccctgctCATCCTGAGTCTCTTCTGTGTCTGCAGAGATCAACTGTCTCATACCAATGGAGTCATGTGACCTTTTGAACCCAGTTACTGTCACTGCATCATGTTCTTAAAGTTTACTATGTCTATGTCACAGCAGATGTGCTACTTCTGCTTTTattaggggggtggggggtgctggagagatgactcggaggttaaaagcacttgttcttacagaggacctgggtttgcaaCGCAGCCCCCACTGACTCAGAACAGTCTCTAACTGACTCTgtaggatgccctcttctgtcttctgtgggcaccaggcacttgctgccaagccgaGAAACCTTGATCCCAGGACTCCCGTGGTGAAAGGAGAGCTGATTTCTGCACATTTTTCTCTGACtatcacatatgcatatgcatgcatacacacaaagaaagacaatggagggggcaggaggaaagggaagagaaagatggaggtcagaggacctgtGACCATGTGAGGATTAAACTCGGGCTGTCAGCCTGGGGAAGAGAACATCTTTAACCACCaaaaccatcttgctggcccacaaCTATGtgttattattcccattttacaaagTGGGGCTGGAAGGGATTACTCAGCCAAGGTCACAGACCTGGGAAGGAGTCACCAGGATTACAGCCTAGAGTCAGTCCTCCCCCTGGCAAGAAAGACTTTCAAAAGTAAGACAGGTTCCCCTCTCCATGTCCGGAGAGCCGAGGAAGTTCACTGTTCCAGAAGAACGAAAACTCGGACGGAGTGAGCCTCGCCGGTGCACACTGGGAATCTCAGCAATCCagagactaagacagaagtttgaAAAGTTCAGgccagtcagcctgggctatggtgTGAGactattatctcaaaaataaataaataatatataaaggaaaaggaaaaatagctTCCATgggttatatttaaaaattaaagcctgctagtaaatattattataagctgaaaatttaaaatatatttgtcagGCCCATAAATGGAAAATAGGCCAAACCTGTAATTAAATAAACAACTATGCTCAGAATATCTCTAAGCAGACTAACAGaatatttttgttgaaaatacataACAGAGACCTTGGCTCTTTCAAGCTCTGAAAGCAAACAGAGGCTCCACCAGCAAACACAGCAGTGAACATTCCCTGAATACCATTTCCACATGCGTGTTTTTGAGAATATGCACATTGAAGGGGAGGGTAGGAAAGCTATAAGAAGTACTTCCCCACAAAGCCTCTTTGCCTGTGCTAACAGTTCATGGACAAGTCACTTCTAACCCCAGGGCCTCCATTCCTAACACAAAAAGAAAGGTGAGTTGAGTTGAAGTAGAACCCTTGCCTTGCATGTACAAAGCTCCGGGTTCTATTACCAGCCCCACCGGtccagaagtagaggcaggaagatcacaagttcagtgtcatccttgactacatagtgtGTTTGAAATCGACTCAGAACATATGAGGCTTTATCTCGAAGAAAGACGGTTAAATACTATGGTGCCTGGTGCACAGTCATCGTCAAATGCCATGACAAGGGTATGGTCGTGCATggatgcagatctctgtgagacaTAGCAAAagccaagacagccaggacaacatagAAAGACTcggtctcaaacaaaacaaaataaaacaacaccaaaaaaataaacttaaagggggtgtgtgtgtggagggtttTAATGTCTCCACAGTGATTCAACCTcactctttaaaaacatttttttctatgtatttatttaggtTTGGAGGGGTTCCGTTTCTTTGATAGGGAAAGgcagggatacacacacaccacagcacatttTGGTTTATCATTTTACTAtgtgggatcaaactcaggtcatcagacttgacaGCGAacacctttccccactgagccatctggcccaCCCCAACTTTATACTACCAGCTCTGCCTTCCTTCAGGGAACCGGGGCCAAGAGCAGTGCATACTGAAGCTGGCCACCCAAGGCGCTcctgctctttctgcctccagagCAGTCTCCAGAAGCTGGGGTTTTAGTGGAGAGTcagagagtgggagaggaaaggggaaaaccacacacacacacacacacacacacacacacacacacacacacacacacacacNNNNNNNNNNNNNNNNNNNNNNNNNNNNNNNNNNNNNNNNNNNNNNNNNNNNNNNNNNNNNNNNNNNNNNNNNNNNNNNNtgtagccctggctgtcctggaactcactctgtagaccaggctggcctcgaactcagaaatccgcctgcctctgcctcctgagtgctggggttaaaggcgtgcaccaccacgcccggctttttatctttttttttggggggggggactctttttttttttttttcaccctacCATACCAACTTCTAGGTGAGGAAACTGAAGCCCAAATGGATTGTTGTCACTTAGGTGTAATACAACCATCACGCATCTACGGTCAAGTGATTTTCAACAAAGGTGCTGATGCTATTCAAGAGAGAACGTTCTTTTTAACAGTTTTGAGACAGCTGTATAACAATATGCCAAAAAATGAAGTCAGACCTACCCCACTGTTTATATGAAAAGTTAACTCAAAGTGGGCCACTGCCATAAATCTCAAACTAttagaagaaaacagacaggTAAACCTCTGCAGTGCTCTTTTCTCAGTGGGTTCTCTGCttgttgtctgttttttgttcttgtgaggcagggtttctccttgtagccctggctgtcttggaactcactctgtagaccaggctggccttggacttagggcctgcctctgcctctcaagtgctgggattaaaagtttgtAGTCAGCATCATCTGGCTCTCAATGGATGCTTAATGTATCAAAATAACTGACTGGGATGTCGGTAAAATGAAAAACGTCTGTGTTTCAAGGACGTTATTCTGAagggaggacagaagggaggACAACCCACAGGAAGGAGAGCAGCCACAAGAAGGgctgaaaattcaaaacataaacaatTCTCACTACCGCAGAAAGACTGAACGTTGTATGTGACAGGGCTCAGTACAGAGCCTATCACAGTGGCCAGTCAGTTGGGGAAAGGGTTTTGTTgtggatgagaaagaaaataaccagAGGCATGTGTAAGAGTCcagaacagaaaattaaaaaaaaaaaaaaaaaaccctctaaacTGGATGTCACCAGGGCTATCTGCAAGGCAGATAGAATGGAGACAGCAAACCAGAGAAtggagagacggagagagaaGAGCATGGAAATAAGGCTGAGTAGATGCTGAAGACAAGCGGAGCAGGCCTGGGAGTTCTAGGTagaagaggaggtgagagggCCAGGATGCTAGGTGAGGGCTTTGAAATATATCATAGGTACTTGTGAATAGGGCCTGCAGGAGCCTGGAAGCTAGCATGGACTTGGATATACACCTTTGAGATATACAGCTTATAATATCTGCCACAGGAATATGCCAATGGAGAGCCATATATCCCTTCTGCCACAGATAAGGGAAGTGACTCCTTTTTGTAGATAGAAAACATCTTTCATAAGTTCCTGataaatgctggcttttatctaagcCCCAGAAATCCTCCTATAGTCCAAGGAGATGAACTACCTATGATCCAGAATCCTGGAAGAAAAGACAGGCAGAACAATGGTTCAAAGCAACCAAAActccaggcggtggtggtgcatgcctttcacctcagcaattgggaggcagaggcaggtggatctctttgagtttgagactagtgtggtctacatagtaagttctaggacagatcAAGGCTTCACAATgaaaccctgggggggggggagagaaaaagagacagacagacagacagacagacagagacagacagaaagacagagaagcatTAGAAGCAGTAGTGGCACTCTGTTGAGATGACCTTCCCCCACACATTGTGTCAAAAGGCTTGTAGGTGTGTCCCTGTATTTTTCATTGGTAATTGCTGTACCAGAACAGAACTAAGAGCTGGCAGACTATTTGGTATTGTCCTCTCAGTGGCCCATTCCCAgctttttatatgtaaatgtttgtccTCCTCACCTGACCTAAAGATGATTTTCTGAGATTACTGTGTTAAAAAGCAAGCGGCTAGGAGGGCAGTCAGAGAGTCCTCACCCAGGCCAAAAAGCAACCCAGAGAACCGGGTCCACACGGTCCTGCTGCTGATTGGTTCAGACTGGAGTGTGgctttttagaaaataaagagcTGGCACCGAGCTGGGGCAGAccgagaggcaggaaggagaggcttGAAGGTGATAACTGACAAACCAACGTGGTGGGGATGCAATGGCAGGAAGTGGGGTTAAGGTAGATCATAGTTGAGAGTCTGCCCAGCGAAAGGCCAACAGCCTAATAACCATATAAATGTCTCCACGTTTTTATCACTATATCTCAAGTGGGCTCTGCCAAAGCCCCGAAATAGcgatcaaaaaacaaacaaacaaaaaaaattaaaaagaagaaagcgaGAGCGAGAACTAGAAATTATGAGTAATGGCAAAGCTGAACGAAAACTTGATCCACCtatatttatttgtgagtgtACACAGGAGGTCAGGACAGCTCGCTAgaaccagctctctccttccaccctgtgggtcctgggcgTTGGACTCAGCCCATGGGCCTGGCAGCAAATGCCTGTGCATGTTAAGCCAGCTTGCCAGCTTGCCTATACactttaaaaggaagagagagacagagagagagaaagacagagagacagagggacagagagacaagagatgCCTGGAGGGTACATGAGAGGGTtgggcaggaagaaagaagggagacacGATGCAAttacaaattctaaaaataaaaataatttaaaaatttttttaaatgttaatttttttcagtgtggTGATGGAACCCAGGCTGTCAATATTctcagcaagtgctctaccaatgAGCTACCTGAGTTCCCAGCCCAGCTAAAGCAAATCTGGGGCTAGGGAGGATGGCTCACTGGTTCAGGTTGCCTCCTGGTCTTCCAGAgcacctgagtttagttcccagaccTACACTGGGGTGGCTCTAAGCTACAAGGGAACCCGATGCAAATACTGAAGTCAAGAGCACtgatagccaggtgtggtggcacacgcctttagtcccagcacttgagaggcagaggcaggctgatttctgagttcgaggccagcctggtctacagagtgagttccaggacagccagagaaaccctgtctcgaaaaaaccaaaaaaaNaaaaaaaaaaaaaaaaaaaaaaaaaaaaaaaggcactgataattgaaataataacaatagtaaatatataatttaacatattcataattataatatttatatagtaaTATTATAAAGCAATAAGATTTGTATTgtgtttattcttatttaaaagaaaaaaggagagagtcAGGGCTGTGGGGCTCAGTGGAGATCACTTGCTCAGCATGTTTGAGGCCCAGGTCTAACCCCTAGTAccgtcaaaaagaaaaaaatagaaaaaaggggAGGAGCCAGTCACCCACTTTGTTTGCAGCTCCTTAGAGTACTGGGTCTCTGCCCCCACTGTATTCCTACCCACAGTTCATCGGTGTGGTCACCACCGAGTATTTAAAAAGTCAGTTCTGCATTTAAAGTTATttgaaagaaaactataaatGGAGGGGGGCACCCAGGGCTCCCACAATGGCACAAGTACTCTACCATTAGCTACATCCCTGACTGCCCAGTAGCCTTAAAGGTAAGTGTTTTACTTCCAGGCTAGTTGGAgcatacttgtaatcctagcacttggcatACCGGATCAGTAGTGGACCTAGGGAAGAAAGAAGGCCCTGGTCTCAACCCTCAGATCCAGGGAGGTAAGGGACAAAATTACATAGTGTCACCAGCTCtacatttagctttttttttttcattgaattttctttttgtttgtttagttggttggttttgttgttatttcatttGAGCCAGGCTCTCAAATGGTTCTACCTCATCCTTTGTCCAGATTAGAACATATTCTACAGTTTGGGTGCACCATGAACACATCACTCAATCCCCTCCTATGGACTTTTAGGTTGTTTACGCCTAgtatctcttctctcctttcggTCCACACACTGAagacatacatgtgtatgtgtgttacaaGGGTTCGATGACATTATCATGTggtctgaggatagctacaagCAGTGGAACCTTACTACAAGGGTACAGAAGCCATTTTCGGCAGGATGTCCAGCGGGCACTTGGGGAAGTCACCTGGTGTAGGGCACTCACCACACAGGATGTGATGGTTCATGCACTTCCATGGGTAACGGTCTAACTTAGGGCTGCAGCCGGCATCCAGAGCCTGAGTGTAGCAGCAGTCATGGTGGTAGCAGCACCTAAAGGTGAGA contains:
- the LOC110330079 gene encoding group 10 secretory phospholipase A2 isoform X1, with product MLLLLLLLLLVPGPGFSEATRRSHVYKRGLLELAGILDCVGPRSPMVYMNYGCYCGLGGHGEPRDAIDWCCYHHDCCYTQALDAGCSPKLDRYPWKCMNHHILCGPAENKCQELMCRCDEELAYCLAVTEYHLKYLFFPSILCEKDSPKCN